Below is a window of Longimicrobium sp. DNA.
CGCCAGGGCGGCGCGCGCATACATCTGCTCGCGATGCGTGGCGGCAGCGGCCAGCTCGGTCGATCGCTGGGCGGCTTCCAATCCCCTCGCCAGGTTCGCGGGCGAGGGCGAGGCACCCGTGAACGGGTTGCCGAGCAGCGTCATGGAGATGCCCCAGTGCGGCATCGGGCAGCGCGCGTCGGCGGCGGCCGCCTGCTGGAACTCGCGCTCCGCGGCATCGAACCAGAAGGAGTGGAGCATGGCCACGCCGCGCTCGAAGTGCGCCTGGGCCGGCGGCGCGCACGACGTGGGGAACTCCACCTTTCCGATGCCGCTGGCGTGCGCGGCATGTGCATGGTCCTGTGCCGCGGCGGGAGTCGCGATGAAGAGTGCAACCGCGGCTGCGGCGAGGGAGGTGGTGCGGGAACGGCGGGCCATGGCGGCCTCCTGGGTAGGCGGGGAAGCTTCGATGCGCCCGCACGATAGCCCGTCCGGCCGGGGAAGGAAAGCATTTCGGCAACTGCTCCCGCCGCAGCTGCGGATGACGGCGTCCCCGAAGGTCGGCGGGGAGTAGCAGCGGCGCCAGCTTGCGATTCCTTCCCTGGAAGGGTTGACCGCAGTCGGAAACGCGTGCGGCTCCCGATGCGCGCCGCGCACCGGGAGCCGATTCCATCGTAACTGTGTGACCGGCCGCGCGAGGGCGACGGCGGGATCCTGCTACGGGGCCCCGCTGGAGGCGGAGAGCGCTCCAGGATTGCCGGGTTGCTGCCGGTTCGCCGCCGCCGTGCCGCTGCTGGCGGCCGGGCCTACCTTCTCGATGGCGAGCAACGTGTGCAGGGCCACGGGATAGTCTTCCTTGTACCGGTTGGCCGCCCAGTTGGGGATGTACGCCTCGAGCCCGCGGGAATAGCCGATGCTGTGAAACTTCGTCGAGATGACCAGCGCGTCGCCCCGCTTGAGATCCAGCGAGTCGATGGTGCCCTGCAGGCCTCCCGGCATCCCGATGATGATGCGGTCGATGTTCGACGAGTCCGCGCGCTCCAGGAACTGCACCCTGTCGAGATAGTAGTGCTGCGGCACGCCGTCGATCACTCTTTCCGTCGCACGGAGGATCACGCGTTCATCCGTCAGCGGCTGCTTGGATGGGTCGGGGCCTTCGTAGGGATCGAAGATGCTGTCCAGGATCGGATCACAGGCGGCGAGCCCGACGCCGACGAGCAGAAGCGCCAGGGCGCGCGAAGCGTGGGTGAGCAGCGTCATGCGCGGTCCTTCTCCTATCGATTGCGGATCTCACTCTCTGGTCACCTACCCACCGAGCGCTTCGGCGGGGCGTGCCTTGCTCGCCGGATTGTACACCGCGTTTTGCCCGCGGTTTCCGGCACGCAGGCAGCCGGGGATCCGTGCGTGCCGCGGCTGGAGATGACCGTTCCGCCGCCCCCCTGCGTTCAACGCCGAGGCCACCCGCGGTCGCGTTCGGCCACCAAACGCGTTCAGTTGGCCGCGTTTGAGGGGCGGCGGACCTTTATTACCGCGAACAGGTTGAGGCTCTGCCCGATGCGTAGCCGGGTGCCCCTGCCATTCACGATTTCCCAGCGCTCCTCGTACAGCCGCTGGTCGCGCGGGGCGATCAAGGGAATGGAGAAGGTATAGCTGGCCTGTGGGGGGACGGGTCGGTCCAGTGGAACGGAGGTCACGCCGCTCTCCCGAGACGCAGTGGCGTATAGAAACCGGAGCGCTAGACTGCGGGCGGCCCAGGTGCACTCGCCGTCGTTCCGCAGTGTCCACGTTTTTCGGACCGTGTCTCCGGCCGTCACCACCGTGCTGTCCTGGATCCGCTCGCTTCGCAGCCAACCAACGAGTTCCTCTCCCGCACTGCACGCGCGGTGACCGCCCAGCCGGCCTCCCGGTTCCCGGCGGTCGCGGATCGTGCCGCGCACCTCGAGCATCTCCCCAAGCGCCCGGTTCGCCGTCCGCACCTCCCACCGCTCCTCCGCGCGGCCCGCCGCGGGCGCGCGCATCAGCACCTCGAAGGTGTAGGCGTCGGCCGGGCGGATCGGCTCGTCCGTGCGGAGCTCTACGATCTCCGGATGGCTGAGCCGGGTGCCCGTCGCGCCTGCGTAGCGAACGCTGACCTGTCCTGGCTGCCAGACACACTTTCCGCGGTTGATCACCGTCCACGTGGCGGTGAATGCCTCCTGCGGCCAGAGGACCGTCGAGTCCGGGTGGCTGGCGGCCAGATAGCCCGCGCGGACATTGCTTTCGGCGCAGGGAGGAACCGGGTGCGGCAGTACCTGGAAGCGTTCGCGAAGGAGCGGCCGGCCGTCGACCACGACTGGACGGCCCTCCCCGTCCTGGAGCACCCAATCCTCTCCGTAGTCGGCTGGCGTAGACGGAGCCGTGACCTTGTGCATCACGCTGATCGTGTCACCCGGGCCCAGTACGCGCCCCAGCGGAAGCATGCTTGTCTCGATGTTCAACGGATGAGGACCGATCGTGGCCACACGCCGCATAGCGTATGCGGAGTCCCACGTGCACCGGCCGGCGTTCCGCAGGACCCAGAGCGGGCTGTACGTGCGCCCTGGGGCGAGCGGGTTGTTAATCTCCGGCTTGAACTCCTTGCGCACGACGTGGCCTACCGCCTCGCCGGTTCGGCAGGGCCGGGGGGCGGCGGCGCCCTTCGTCGGGAGCAGGGCCCACACGCCGGAGGCCGCGAGCATGGTGATCGCAAGTCCCGCCGCTACCGCCCACTGAGATCGGCGCAGGCGGGGAGCCGGAGGCGACTTCGGGGCGCCGGTTTCCGCGGGGGTCGATGCCGCGACGCTGGTTTCCGCAGGGCTGGATGCCGACGTCCCGGATTCCGCGGGGCTGGCGGGCGGGGTGTCGACCCACTTCTGCTGCAGGGCTTCCCGCCGCAGTTCGTCGACGGCCTCCGAACTGACCCCCCGCGCCCGGGCCATCGTGGCCAGGGCCTCG
It encodes the following:
- a CDS encoding NBR1-Ig-like domain-containing protein; translated protein: MTASPGVFVGGRKIHLAPLNLSLLVRLRYAQHPMPRTELGKLFWPNAEFRSNLSTALKTLRGALGDVYIPQHIDPVALGQALAADTDLVEAAADHPTRETVSAALEAYTAPFLVGIDSKLPTKTLVEWVTDQRRHYRTLLVKAVEAVCRGAAATGAWEEVEALATMARARGVSSEAVDELRREALQQKWVDTPPASPAESGTSASSPAETSVAASTPAETGAPKSPPAPRLRRSQWAVAAGLAITMLAASGVWALLPTKGAAAPRPCRTGEAVGHVVRKEFKPEINNPLAPGRTYSPLWVLRNAGRCTWDSAYAMRRVATIGPHPLNIETSMLPLGRVLGPGDTISVMHKVTAPSTPADYGEDWVLQDGEGRPVVVDGRPLLRERFQVLPHPVPPCAESNVRAGYLAASHPDSTVLWPQEAFTATWTVINRGKCVWQPGQVSVRYAGATGTRLSHPEIVELRTDEPIRPADAYTFEVLMRAPAAGRAEERWEVRTANRALGEMLEVRGTIRDRREPGGRLGGHRACSAGEELVGWLRSERIQDSTVVTAGDTVRKTWTLRNDGECTWAARSLALRFLYATASRESGVTSVPLDRPVPPQASYTFSIPLIAPRDQRLYEERWEIVNGRGTRLRIGQSLNLFAVIKVRRPSNAAN